In Streptomyces canus, one DNA window encodes the following:
- a CDS encoding urease accessory protein UreF: MSRAALLVLADGRFPAGGHAHSGGAEAAVKAGRITGAESLESFCRGRLHTVGLVSAALAAAAVLGADPRLLDEAADARTPSPALRTAARKLGRQLMRAARATWPSAELDSLAREFPKGAHQPVVLGLAARAAGLEAVDAAYCAVYESVSGPSSATVRLLSLDPFDATGVLARLSPELDRVADRALEAARRVADEGVDALPSASAPLLEIGAEAHAAWPVRLFAS; this comes from the coding sequence ATGTCCAGGGCTGCACTTCTGGTCCTGGCCGACGGCCGCTTCCCCGCCGGAGGGCACGCGCACTCCGGCGGGGCCGAGGCGGCGGTCAAGGCGGGGCGGATCACCGGGGCGGAGAGTCTGGAGTCCTTCTGCCGGGGACGGCTGCACACGGTGGGGCTGGTGTCGGCCGCGCTGGCCGCGGCGGCCGTGCTCGGCGCCGACCCGCGGCTGTTGGACGAGGCCGCGGACGCCCGCACCCCGTCCCCCGCACTGCGGACGGCCGCACGCAAGCTGGGCCGTCAGCTGATGCGGGCGGCCCGGGCGACCTGGCCGTCGGCCGAACTCGACTCCCTGGCAAGGGAGTTCCCCAAGGGAGCGCACCAGCCGGTGGTCCTGGGGCTGGCAGCCCGGGCGGCGGGCCTCGAGGCCGTGGACGCGGCGTACTGCGCGGTGTACGAGAGCGTGAGCGGGCCTTCGAGTGCGACGGTCCGGCTGCTGAGCCTCGATCCTTTCGACGCGACGGGCGTACTCGCCCGGTTGTCGCCAGAGCTGGACCGGGTCGCGGATCGGGCGCTGGAGGCAGCGCGGAGGGTTGCCGACGAGGGCGTCGACGCATTGCCGTCGGCGTCGGCGCCGTTGCTGGAAATCGGAGCAGAGGCGCACGCGGCATGGCCAGTACGCCTGTTCGCATCATAA
- a CDS encoding urease subunit gamma, producing MQLTPHEQERLLIHVAADVAEKRRARGLRLNHPEAVALITSHILEGARDGRTVAELMASGRKLLTRDDVMEGIPEMIHDVQVEATFPDGTKLVTVHDPIV from the coding sequence GTGCAACTGACCCCGCACGAACAAGAGAGGCTGCTCATCCATGTGGCGGCCGACGTGGCCGAGAAGCGCCGGGCCCGCGGGCTCAGGCTCAACCACCCCGAGGCGGTCGCCCTCATCACGTCGCACATCCTCGAAGGCGCGCGTGACGGCCGTACCGTCGCCGAGCTCATGGCCTCCGGGCGCAAGCTGCTCACCCGGGACGACGTCATGGAGGGCATCCCCGAGATGATCCATGACGTCCAGGTCGAGGCGACCTTCCCGGACGGCACCAAACTCGTCACCGTCCACGACCCGATCGTCTGA
- a CDS encoding type II toxin-antitoxin system Phd/YefM family antitoxin, whose amino-acid sequence MAYEIPVTQARAELADLINRVVYGGERVVVTRHGKPLVALVSAADLEQLEELQKPVEEQVVSAVSTVREVASAPREQQRFGIAAHHRGPGAS is encoded by the coding sequence ATGGCCTACGAGATTCCGGTGACGCAAGCCAGGGCTGAACTCGCCGACCTGATCAACCGGGTGGTGTACGGCGGTGAGCGCGTGGTGGTCACACGGCATGGAAAGCCGCTGGTCGCCCTGGTCTCCGCGGCCGACCTCGAACAGCTGGAGGAGCTCCAGAAGCCCGTCGAGGAGCAGGTGGTCAGTGCGGTCTCGACCGTGCGGGAGGTCGCGTCCGCTCCCCGCGAACAGCAGCGGTTCGGTATCGCGGCGCATCACCGGGGGCCCGGCGCGTCGTAG
- a CDS encoding urease accessory protein UreD, with product MDGVTAPGAGVRATARIVARDDGRGGTALPVLESDGPLALRRTRGSGAETRVILVGAMSGPLGGDHFTVEADVREGARLRLGSAAATIALPGQTKGEARYDVRLTVADGGELHWLPEQLISAGGSDLYVTTRIHLGATSRLVLREEQVLGRSGEEPGRLSSRLVLRVAGRTVLDQELACGPGAPGGWDGPAVLAGHRAAGQLLVARPEFAGNPVTAQVLGEGAAVVPLAGPAALVTAVAPDALLLRRVLDEALATLSA from the coding sequence GTGGACGGCGTGACCGCGCCCGGGGCAGGGGTACGCGCCACCGCGCGGATCGTCGCGCGGGACGACGGGCGCGGCGGTACGGCTCTGCCCGTGCTGGAGAGCGACGGGCCGCTGGCGCTGCGGCGCACCCGGGGGAGCGGTGCCGAGACGCGGGTCATCCTCGTCGGCGCGATGAGTGGGCCCCTCGGCGGCGACCACTTCACCGTGGAGGCCGACGTCCGGGAAGGTGCTCGACTGCGCCTCGGATCGGCCGCGGCCACCATCGCCCTGCCGGGGCAGACCAAGGGCGAGGCCCGCTACGACGTCAGGCTCACCGTCGCCGACGGCGGCGAACTTCACTGGCTGCCCGAGCAGTTGATCTCCGCCGGGGGCAGCGATCTGTATGTCACCACACGGATCCACCTCGGGGCGACGAGTCGGCTCGTGCTGCGCGAGGAACAGGTCCTCGGGCGGTCGGGGGAGGAGCCCGGGCGGCTCAGCAGCAGGCTCGTGCTGCGCGTGGCGGGACGCACCGTGCTCGATCAGGAACTGGCCTGCGGGCCCGGGGCGCCGGGCGGCTGGGACGGGCCCGCCGTGCTCGCTGGACATCGGGCCGCCGGTCAACTTCTTGTCGCACGACCGGAGTTCGCCGGCAATCCGGTGACGGCTCAGGTGCTCGGCGAGGGCGCCGCCGTCGTACCGTTGGCAGGGCCCGCCGCGCTCGTCACCGCCGTGGCGCCGGACGCCCTGCTGTTGCGCCGGGTGCTGGACGAGGCGCTGGCGACCCTTAGCGCCTAG
- a CDS encoding DUF397 domain-containing protein, giving the protein MSALPRNVISSTELPEVRWLRSSYSTGANNCVETARPSAGPWAGLLAVRDSKNPDGPALLFSPESWAGFTAAF; this is encoded by the coding sequence ATGTCTGCACTGCCTCGGAACGTCATCTCCAGTACCGAACTGCCCGAGGTGCGCTGGCTGCGCAGCAGTTACAGCACCGGAGCGAACAACTGCGTCGAGACGGCGAGGCCGTCGGCCGGGCCATGGGCCGGGCTGCTCGCCGTACGCGACTCCAAGAATCCGGACGGACCCGCGCTGCTCTTCTCCCCCGAGAGCTGGGCGGGCTTCACAGCCGCGTTCTGA
- a CDS encoding 8-amino-7-oxononanoate synthase, with product MAFGWIDEQAAARRRAGLVRTLRPRPADSPLLDLASNDYLGLARHPEVVEGAAAAARTWGGGATGSRLVTGTTELHGELERELADFCGFEAALVFSSGYAANLAAVTALAPHGSLIVSDAGNHASLIDGCRLARGTTQVVAHADPDAVRKALGTHDGPAVAVSDTVFSVDGDEAPLAGLARACREHGAGLVVDDAHGLGVLGAGGRGAPYAAGLAGADDVVVTVTLSKSLGSQGGAVLGPARVVEHLVNAARTFIFDTGLAPASAGAALAALRLLGREPERAARAREVATGLHARLTAAGLEAVRPDAAVVSVRAPSPEEAVQWAADCRAAGLFVGCFRPPSVPDGISRLRLTARADLSEEQIERAVRVIGETRP from the coding sequence ATGGCGTTCGGCTGGATCGACGAGCAGGCGGCGGCGCGCCGACGGGCCGGACTCGTACGGACCCTGCGGCCGCGTCCGGCCGACTCGCCGCTGCTCGATCTCGCGAGCAACGACTACCTGGGCCTGGCCCGCCATCCCGAGGTCGTCGAGGGCGCCGCGGCGGCCGCGCGGACCTGGGGCGGCGGTGCGACCGGGTCGCGACTCGTCACCGGCACGACCGAGCTGCACGGCGAACTCGAACGCGAGCTGGCCGACTTCTGCGGTTTCGAGGCGGCGCTCGTCTTCTCCTCCGGATACGCGGCGAACCTGGCCGCCGTCACCGCGCTCGCGCCGCACGGCTCGCTGATCGTCTCCGACGCGGGCAACCACGCCTCACTCATCGACGGCTGCCGGCTGGCCCGCGGCACGACCCAGGTCGTCGCGCACGCCGACCCGGACGCGGTGCGCAAGGCGCTCGGCACGCACGACGGGCCCGCCGTCGCCGTGTCCGACACGGTCTTCTCGGTGGACGGCGACGAGGCGCCCCTGGCCGGCCTCGCCAGGGCGTGTCGGGAACACGGCGCGGGCCTGGTCGTCGACGACGCCCACGGCCTGGGGGTGCTCGGCGCCGGCGGCCGCGGGGCCCCGTACGCCGCGGGACTCGCGGGCGCCGACGACGTGGTCGTCACGGTCACGCTGTCCAAGTCGCTCGGCAGCCAGGGCGGTGCCGTCCTCGGCCCCGCACGGGTCGTCGAGCACCTGGTCAACGCGGCGCGGACGTTCATCTTCGACACCGGCCTGGCCCCCGCGTCGGCGGGAGCCGCCCTCGCGGCCCTGCGGCTGCTCGGCCGTGAGCCCGAGCGGGCCGCACGCGCGCGCGAGGTGGCGACCGGACTGCACGCACGGCTGACCGCCGCGGGTCTGGAAGCGGTACGTCCGGACGCCGCGGTGGTCTCGGTGCGCGCGCCCTCCCCGGAGGAGGCCGTTCAGTGGGCGGCCGACTGCCGTGCCGCCGGGCTCTTCGTGGGCTGTTTCCGGCCCCCTTCCGTGCCCGACGGCATCTCACGGCTCAGGCTGACCGCCCGCGCGGACCTCTCCGAGGAGCAGATCGAACGCGCTGTGCGTGTGATCGGCGAAACACGACCATGA
- a CDS encoding ATP-binding protein has product MADHLEASVTLPSEPASVSAARTYVLSTLAEWGLPSTTDAAETVRLIVSELTTNAVQHTFGQSPTFTVDIELDRDEHLRIGVTDSHPRFPKRLPAAVQQDNGRGMVIIRWLAAECGGKLRVRPTREGGKTVSIELPWTVPVQPVTAAVQQEPGPR; this is encoded by the coding sequence ATGGCAGACCACCTGGAAGCATCCGTCACCCTGCCGAGCGAACCCGCTTCGGTCTCCGCGGCCCGCACCTATGTCCTGAGCACACTGGCGGAGTGGGGGCTGCCGTCCACCACGGACGCCGCCGAGACCGTCCGGCTCATCGTCTCCGAACTCACCACCAACGCCGTACAGCACACCTTCGGGCAGTCGCCCACCTTCACGGTGGACATCGAGCTGGACCGTGACGAACACCTGCGCATCGGGGTGACCGACAGCCATCCCCGCTTCCCCAAGCGCCTCCCGGCCGCGGTCCAGCAGGACAACGGACGGGGGATGGTGATCATCCGCTGGCTCGCCGCCGAGTGCGGGGGCAAGCTGAGAGTCAGGCCCACACGGGAAGGCGGCAAGACCGTCTCCATCGAACTCCCGTGGACGGTACCGGTGCAGCCGGTCACGGCGGCGGTACAGCAGGAGCCGGGTCCACGCTGA
- a CDS encoding urease subunit alpha — protein MPEISRAAYADLFGPTTGDRIRLADTDLLIEVEEDRSGGPGLAGDEAVFGGGKVIRESMGQSRATRAEGTPDTVITGAVVVDHWGVVKADVGIRDGRITGIGKAGNPDTMDGVHPDLVIGPETEIIAGNGRILTAGAIDAHVHFICPQIADEALASGVTTLVGGGTGPAEGSKATTVTPGPWHLARMLEAMEQYPLNIGFLGKGNTVSHDAMLSQIRGGALGLKLHEDWGSTPAVIDASLTVAERTGIQVAIHTDTLNEAGFVGDTLAAIAGRGIHAYHTEGAGGGHAPDIMTVVSQPHVLPSSTNPTRPFTVNTAEEHLDMLMVCHHLNAAVPEDLAFAESRIRPTTIGAEDILHDLGAISIISSDAQAMGRVGEVIMRTWQTAHVMKRRRGALPGDGRADNHRVRRYVAKYTINPAVAQGLAHEVGSVETGKLADLVLWEPAFFGVKPHLVIKGGQIAYAQMGDANASIPTPQPILPRPMYGAIGRAPASNSFNFVAPLAIEDGLPERLQLGKRFVAIESTRGVTKADMRENDARPDVRVDPDSFAVHIDGELVEATPAAELPMAQRYFLF, from the coding sequence ATGCCTGAGATCTCTCGTGCCGCCTACGCCGACCTGTTCGGCCCGACCACCGGCGACCGCATCCGGCTCGCCGACACCGATCTGCTGATCGAGGTCGAGGAGGATCGTTCCGGCGGTCCCGGACTCGCCGGTGACGAGGCCGTGTTCGGCGGCGGCAAAGTCATCCGCGAGTCGATGGGCCAGTCACGTGCCACCCGTGCGGAAGGCACCCCGGACACCGTCATCACGGGCGCGGTCGTCGTCGACCACTGGGGTGTGGTGAAGGCCGACGTCGGCATTCGCGACGGCCGGATCACCGGCATCGGCAAGGCCGGCAACCCCGACACCATGGACGGGGTCCACCCGGACCTGGTGATCGGCCCGGAGACCGAGATCATCGCGGGCAACGGCCGGATCCTGACCGCCGGCGCCATCGACGCGCACGTCCACTTCATCTGTCCGCAGATCGCCGACGAGGCGCTGGCGTCCGGGGTGACGACCCTGGTCGGTGGCGGCACCGGCCCCGCCGAGGGCTCCAAGGCCACCACCGTCACCCCCGGCCCCTGGCACCTCGCCCGGATGCTGGAGGCGATGGAGCAGTACCCGCTCAACATCGGCTTCCTCGGCAAGGGCAACACCGTCTCGCACGACGCGATGCTGTCGCAGATCCGCGGGGGCGCCCTCGGCCTGAAGCTGCACGAGGACTGGGGCTCGACCCCCGCCGTCATCGACGCCTCGCTGACCGTCGCCGAGCGGACCGGCATCCAGGTCGCCATCCACACGGACACCCTCAACGAGGCCGGTTTCGTGGGGGACACGCTCGCCGCGATCGCCGGGCGGGGCATCCACGCCTACCACACCGAGGGCGCGGGCGGCGGGCACGCTCCGGACATCATGACCGTGGTCTCCCAGCCGCACGTGCTGCCCAGCTCGACCAACCCGACCCGTCCCTTCACCGTCAACACCGCCGAGGAACACCTCGACATGCTGATGGTGTGCCACCACCTCAACGCGGCGGTGCCAGAGGACCTCGCCTTCGCCGAGTCCCGCATCCGGCCCACGACCATCGGCGCCGAGGACATCCTGCACGACCTGGGCGCCATCTCGATCATCTCCTCCGACGCCCAGGCCATGGGGCGCGTGGGCGAGGTCATCATGCGGACCTGGCAGACCGCGCATGTCATGAAGCGGCGCCGGGGTGCGCTGCCCGGGGACGGACGCGCCGACAACCATCGCGTACGGCGCTATGTCGCCAAGTACACGATCAACCCCGCCGTCGCTCAGGGGCTCGCTCACGAGGTGGGTTCGGTGGAGACGGGCAAGCTGGCCGACCTGGTGCTGTGGGAGCCCGCGTTCTTCGGCGTCAAGCCGCATCTGGTGATCAAGGGCGGACAGATCGCCTACGCGCAGATGGGCGACGCGAACGCCTCGATTCCGACCCCGCAGCCGATCCTTCCCCGGCCGATGTACGGGGCGATCGGGCGGGCTCCCGCGTCCAACTCCTTCAACTTCGTGGCACCCCTCGCCATCGAGGACGGGCTGCCGGAGCGGCTCCAGCTCGGGAAGCGGTTCGTGGCCATCGAGTCGACGCGCGGGGTCACCAAGGCCGACATGCGGGAGAACGACGCGCGGCCCGACGTACGGGTCGACCCCGACAGCTTCGCCGTACACATCGACGGGGAGTTGGTGGAGGCCACGCCGGCAGCCGAACTGCCCATGGCCCAGCGTTACTTCCTCTTCTGA
- a CDS encoding ABC transporter permease, giving the protein MSTRRTIAVVVLVPLLAALALWAFAWPAARTAPRDLPLGVAGPATATAQMEKQLRQHEGAFEIHHYADEAAARTAIEDRTVYGAVVATARGPELLTASAASPVVAQLLQQAVGRQAAASGTGVRTVDVVPTPASDPRGATLSSSVLPLALAGIIAGAMVTLHGLRGFRAVTALVVSAALVGVVGAALAHSWLGVLTGNWWAEAGTFGLSSLAVSAAVAGLAALVGYAGIGAVALVVMFLGNPFSGAASAPQLLPDPVGTIGQWLPPGASATLLRSVSFFDGATATGPVLTLTWWAALGLGAVILGNALKARAKGTVPAGERDLTSVG; this is encoded by the coding sequence ATGTCCACCCGTCGCACGATCGCGGTCGTCGTCCTCGTGCCGCTGCTCGCCGCCCTGGCACTGTGGGCCTTCGCCTGGCCCGCCGCCCGCACCGCCCCCCGCGACCTGCCGCTCGGCGTGGCCGGGCCGGCCACCGCGACCGCGCAGATGGAGAAACAGCTGCGGCAGCACGAGGGCGCCTTCGAGATCCATCACTACGCCGACGAGGCGGCAGCGCGGACGGCGATCGAGGACCGGACCGTATACGGCGCGGTCGTCGCGACCGCGCGGGGCCCGGAGCTGCTCACGGCATCGGCCGCGAGCCCGGTCGTGGCCCAGCTCCTCCAGCAGGCCGTCGGCCGGCAGGCCGCCGCGAGCGGCACCGGGGTGAGGACGGTGGACGTCGTCCCCACCCCGGCGTCCGACCCGAGGGGGGCCACCCTGAGCAGCTCCGTGCTGCCGCTGGCCCTCGCCGGGATCATCGCGGGCGCCATGGTGACGCTGCACGGGCTGCGCGGATTCCGCGCGGTGACCGCGCTGGTCGTCAGCGCCGCACTGGTGGGCGTCGTCGGGGCCGCACTGGCCCACAGCTGGCTCGGCGTCCTGACCGGGAACTGGTGGGCGGAGGCCGGGACGTTCGGGCTGTCGAGCCTGGCGGTGAGCGCGGCCGTGGCGGGACTCGCCGCCCTCGTCGGATACGCGGGGATCGGCGCGGTGGCACTTGTGGTGATGTTCCTCGGCAACCCGTTCTCGGGTGCCGCCTCGGCTCCGCAGCTGCTGCCCGACCCCGTCGGCACGATCGGCCAGTGGCTGCCGCCGGGCGCGAGCGCGACCCTGCTGCGCTCGGTGTCGTTCTTCGACGGCGCGACGGCGACCGGCCCCGTCCTGACCCTCACCTGGTGGGCCGCGCTGGGCCTGGGCGCCGTGATCCTCGGGAACGCGCTGAAGGCGCGGGCGAAGGGCACCGTGCCTGCCGGCGAGCGTGACCTCACCTCCGTCGGCTGA
- a CDS encoding ATP-dependent Clp protease proteolytic subunit produces the protein MARPTARYVLPEFHERTSSGHKTMDPYSKLLEERIVFLGTPIDDISANDLMAQFMYLEYQDPDRDISLYINSPGGSFSAMSAIYDTMQYVSCDVETTCLGQAGSSAAVLLAAGTPGKRSVLPGARVVIHQPALSEPVQGQASDLAIQADELIRVRGRLEEMLVRHTGRSPEQVSVDIERDKILDARGALDYGLADAIVPSRKSSRITPDAW, from the coding sequence ATGGCCCGACCCACCGCCCGTTACGTCCTGCCCGAGTTCCACGAGCGAACGAGCTCCGGGCACAAGACGATGGATCCGTACTCGAAGCTGCTGGAGGAGCGGATCGTCTTCCTCGGGACCCCGATCGACGACATCTCGGCGAACGATCTGATGGCGCAGTTCATGTACCTCGAGTACCAGGACCCGGACCGGGACATCTCGCTGTACATCAACTCCCCCGGCGGCTCGTTCAGCGCGATGTCGGCGATCTACGACACGATGCAGTACGTCAGTTGCGACGTGGAGACGACATGCCTCGGCCAGGCCGGCTCCTCCGCGGCCGTTCTGCTGGCCGCCGGCACCCCGGGCAAGCGTTCCGTGCTGCCGGGTGCGCGGGTGGTGATCCACCAGCCCGCGCTGAGCGAGCCGGTCCAGGGGCAGGCGAGCGATCTGGCCATCCAGGCCGACGAACTGATCCGGGTGCGGGGCCGCCTGGAGGAGATGCTCGTCCGGCACACCGGGCGCAGCCCCGAGCAGGTGAGCGTGGACATCGAGCGGGACAAGATCCTGGACGCGCGGGGCGCCCTGGACTACGGCCTCGCGGACGCGATCGTCCCGAGCCGCAAGTCCTCGCGCATCACGCCGGACGCGTGGTGA
- a CDS encoding helix-turn-helix domain-containing protein yields MQHGPAVRRRKLGAELRALRTSAGLTSGEAARLVGWHQSKVSRIETGASGVKPADVRFLLDAYRVADANLRELLLVLAGSDESGGRHHWWHAYRGVLPPTYRDFISLESQASAMRTLETSVVPGLLQTPEYARAVTRAAVDGLDDERLDALVEVRLARQDILRAQPPLELSAVLDEAVLRREVGGPEVMARQLKRLLEAGRLPQVRLQVLPFTAGAHVGITGPFVIFSFSRTSDLDVVVLDHLTSSLYLERKEDLQAYTEAFNTLRIHALSPEDSLDYLAVMGDGA; encoded by the coding sequence ATGCAGCACGGTCCCGCGGTGCGCCGCCGGAAGCTGGGCGCCGAACTGCGCGCGCTGCGCACGAGTGCGGGGCTCACCAGCGGTGAGGCGGCCCGGTTAGTGGGCTGGCACCAGTCGAAAGTGAGCCGCATCGAGACCGGTGCCAGCGGGGTGAAGCCGGCCGATGTGCGGTTTCTCCTCGACGCCTACCGCGTGGCGGACGCGAATCTGAGGGAGCTGCTGCTGGTACTGGCGGGCTCCGACGAGAGCGGTGGCCGGCACCACTGGTGGCACGCGTACCGCGGTGTCCTGCCGCCGACCTACCGGGACTTCATCAGTCTGGAGTCACAGGCGAGCGCGATGCGCACGCTGGAGACGTCCGTCGTGCCCGGGCTGCTGCAGACGCCCGAGTACGCCCGCGCGGTGACCCGGGCCGCGGTGGACGGCCTCGACGACGAACGTCTCGACGCGCTGGTCGAGGTCCGGCTGGCCCGGCAGGACATCCTCCGCGCGCAGCCGCCACTGGAGTTGAGCGCCGTGCTCGACGAGGCGGTGCTGCGGCGGGAGGTGGGCGGCCCCGAGGTGATGGCCCGGCAGCTCAAGAGGCTCCTGGAGGCGGGGCGGCTGCCTCAAGTGCGGCTGCAGGTACTGCCGTTCACGGCCGGGGCGCATGTGGGTATCACCGGGCCTTTCGTAATCTTCTCATTTTCGCGCACTTCTGATCTGGATGTGGTTGTTCTCGACCACTTGACGAGTAGCCTCTACCTCGAGCGGAAAGAAGACCTCCAGGCCTACACCGAGGCCTTCAACACCCTTCGGATCCACGCCCTTTCGCCCGAGGACTCGTTGGATTACCTCGCCGTGATGGGTGACGGCGCGTAA
- a CDS encoding C40 family peptidase has protein sequence MTALNRVPSLMVRAGTASAFAIAAVGGSVVVPGVAADAAAATPATKALKVAASKKGSPYRYGATGPRRFDCSGLTLYSFKKAGKKLPRTAAQQYNKTRHIGAGSRKAGDLVFFHSGSSVYHVGIYAGKGKIWHAPKTGDVVRLQKIWTKSVWYGRVK, from the coding sequence ATGACTGCGCTCAATCGTGTCCCGTCGCTGATGGTCCGGGCCGGTACGGCCTCGGCCTTCGCCATCGCCGCCGTGGGCGGCTCCGTCGTGGTCCCGGGTGTCGCAGCCGACGCCGCCGCCGCGACGCCGGCGACGAAGGCACTCAAGGTCGCGGCTTCCAAGAAGGGCTCGCCGTACAGGTACGGCGCCACGGGGCCCCGCCGCTTCGACTGCTCAGGGCTCACGCTGTACTCGTTCAAGAAGGCGGGCAAGAAGCTCCCTCGTACGGCGGCTCAGCAGTACAACAAGACCCGCCACATCGGCGCGGGCAGCCGTAAGGCCGGCGACCTGGTGTTCTTCCACTCGGGTTCGAGCGTCTACCACGTCGGCATCTACGCCGGGAAGGGAAAGATCTGGCACGCCCCCAAGACCGGGGACGTGGTGAGGCTGCAGAAGATCTGGACGAAGAGCGTCTGGTACGGCCGGGTCAAGTGA
- a CDS encoding TetR/AcrR family transcriptional regulator: protein MARVSQAHLDARRRQILDGAAVCFARNGFHATSMQDVLKEADLSAGAVYRYFSGKEELIGAIVGEVLGQVHEGFEEATHSSPPPPPDLLVASVLSRVLATKESLTVDGRPAFPRLVVQVWTETLRNDELAALLREGYGAVRETWTRIVGAYQEAGIMRRDVPPEDVARTMMAAAMGFLAQQALFGPTPAESLRDGLRALMSMRDHGLVNVPETGSN, encoded by the coding sequence ATGGCTCGCGTATCCCAGGCACACCTCGACGCCCGGCGTCGTCAGATCCTCGACGGCGCCGCGGTCTGCTTCGCCCGCAACGGCTTCCACGCCACGTCCATGCAGGACGTCCTGAAGGAGGCCGACCTCTCGGCCGGGGCCGTGTACCGCTACTTCAGCGGCAAGGAGGAGCTCATCGGCGCGATCGTCGGGGAGGTGCTCGGACAGGTCCACGAGGGTTTCGAGGAGGCGACCCACAGCAGCCCGCCCCCGCCTCCGGACCTCCTGGTGGCGTCCGTGCTCAGCCGCGTCCTCGCCACCAAGGAGTCCCTGACCGTGGACGGGCGGCCGGCGTTTCCCCGGCTGGTCGTCCAGGTGTGGACCGAGACCCTCCGCAACGACGAGCTCGCGGCCCTCCTGCGCGAGGGCTACGGCGCCGTGCGCGAGACCTGGACCCGGATCGTCGGGGCGTACCAGGAGGCCGGGATCATGCGGCGGGACGTGCCCCCGGAGGACGTGGCCCGCACGATGATGGCGGCCGCGATGGGCTTCCTCGCCCAGCAGGCCCTGTTCGGACCGACGCCCGCCGAGTCCCTGCGGGACGGTCTACGGGCGTTGATGAGCATGCGGGATCACGGCTTGGTTAACGTGCCTGAAACCGGATCCAACTAG
- the ureG gene encoding urease accessory protein UreG — MHLDHHHDTPAALSADAHRPDGTRRALRIGLGGPVGSGKTATVAALCRALRDELSLAVVTNDIYTREDAEFLLREAVLPPERITAVETGACPHTAIRDDISANLEAVEDLEDEVGPLDLILVESGGDNLTATFSKGLVDAQIFVIDVAGGDDIPRKGGPGVTTADLLIVNKTDLAPYVGSDLARMAADAKAQRAELPVVLQSLRGEAGVTDVADWVRAQLAAWTA; from the coding sequence ATGCATCTCGACCACCATCACGACACCCCCGCCGCTCTCAGCGCGGACGCCCACCGACCCGACGGCACCCGCAGAGCCCTCCGCATCGGCCTCGGCGGCCCCGTCGGCTCCGGCAAGACCGCCACCGTCGCCGCCCTCTGCCGGGCCCTGCGCGACGAACTGTCCCTCGCCGTCGTCACCAACGACATCTACACCCGCGAGGACGCCGAGTTCCTGCTCAGGGAAGCCGTGCTGCCTCCCGAGCGGATCACCGCGGTGGAGACCGGCGCCTGTCCGCACACCGCGATCCGGGACGACATCTCCGCCAACCTCGAAGCCGTGGAGGACCTGGAGGACGAGGTCGGCCCCCTGGACCTCATCCTTGTGGAGAGCGGCGGAGACAACCTCACCGCCACCTTCTCCAAGGGGCTCGTCGACGCGCAGATCTTCGTCATCGACGTGGCGGGAGGAGACGACATCCCGCGCAAGGGCGGCCCCGGCGTCACCACCGCCGACCTGCTCATCGTCAACAAGACCGACCTGGCCCCGTACGTCGGCTCCGACCTCGCGCGGATGGCCGCCGACGCCAAGGCCCAGCGGGCCGAACTGCCGGTCGTCCTCCAGTCGCTCCGCGGCGAGGCCGGGGTCACGGACGTCGCCGACTGGGTCCGGGCGCAGCTCGCCGCGTGGACGGCGTGA
- a CDS encoding urease subunit beta — protein MIPGEILFAEGPIAYNEGREVTSLTVLNAADRPVQVGSHYHFAEANPGLEFDRGAARGKRLNVAAGTAVRFEPGIPVEVELVPLTGARVVPGLRGETGGALDA, from the coding sequence ATGATTCCCGGAGAGATCCTCTTCGCCGAGGGGCCGATCGCCTACAACGAGGGCCGTGAGGTCACGTCGCTGACCGTCCTCAACGCCGCCGACCGTCCCGTCCAGGTCGGCTCCCACTACCACTTCGCCGAGGCCAACCCGGGCCTGGAGTTCGACCGCGGCGCCGCGCGCGGCAAGCGGCTGAACGTCGCCGCCGGCACCGCCGTGCGCTTCGAGCCCGGCATCCCGGTCGAGGTGGAACTCGTCCCGCTCACCGGTGCCCGTGTGGTGCCGGGGCTGCGCGGGGAGACCGGAGGTGCCCTCGATGCCTGA